The Novipirellula artificiosorum genome includes a window with the following:
- the ftsH gene encoding ATP-dependent zinc metalloprotease FtsH: MDNRSDDHDSEKSDAPQNKRGNNTFLIALVVAGLIAMLFMKSGDEATTIQKSFFLDQLENNNIESVEIAERRVYGTFKVPPNAPEVIDDGVRKRPTDEDGKPVKLPKEFVFIQSLDAGATVQLEQELRAADVPYRNMPPDNTQQIISAIAFIGLPLAILFFLFMMLRRTRSDIMGGGFLSGFSKSPAKRFEANEKMITFNEVAGLEGVKADLQEIVDYLKTPEKFQRLGGFVPKGVLLNGPPGTGKTLLARAVAGEAGVPFFSVNGSEFIQMFVGVGASRVRDLFRTAKENSPSIIFIDEIDAVGRQRGAGLGGGNDEREQTLNQILGEMDGFSSNQAVIVVAATNRPDVLDPALLRPGRFDRHITVGRPTMKGREEIFKVHVRDVPLSEDVDLKRLAAGTVGLTGADIRNMVNEAALWAARQDKKVVQMVDFEYARDKILMGAKREEVLQESEKEKTAYHEAGHTLTAWHLDGAHVVHKVTIIPRGRALGVTQYVPSEDRLSISKRELDHQLIVLLGGRAAEKIIYNETCVGAENDLERATSIARRMVTHWGMSPKIGPVSYKTSDEDPFLGREIHQQRNFSEHTQELVDEEVARILLEADQKAEQLLREHREELETITRALLEHEELGEAELTELIGLSIQVRNRKEGDGMAPGQSIAPESSAAHSPGSAVGGQSSSSESVGS, translated from the coding sequence ATGGATAATCGGTCCGACGATCACGATTCTGAAAAAAGCGACGCGCCGCAGAACAAGCGAGGGAACAATACGTTCTTGATTGCGCTGGTGGTTGCTGGCCTAATCGCGATGCTGTTTATGAAGAGCGGTGATGAGGCGACGACCATCCAGAAAAGCTTCTTTTTGGATCAGCTTGAGAACAACAACATTGAATCGGTCGAAATCGCCGAGCGGCGTGTTTATGGAACGTTTAAGGTTCCCCCAAACGCACCGGAGGTGATCGACGATGGTGTACGCAAGCGGCCCACCGACGAGGATGGCAAACCGGTGAAGTTGCCGAAGGAATTTGTGTTTATCCAATCGCTTGACGCGGGAGCGACGGTGCAATTGGAGCAGGAATTGCGAGCGGCAGATGTGCCGTATCGTAACATGCCCCCCGACAACACTCAGCAGATCATCAGCGCGATCGCCTTCATCGGCCTGCCGTTGGCGATTTTGTTCTTTCTGTTCATGATGCTGCGGCGAACGCGTAGTGACATCATGGGAGGCGGTTTTTTATCTGGTTTCAGCAAGAGTCCGGCGAAACGTTTCGAAGCAAATGAAAAGATGATCACGTTTAACGAGGTCGCGGGCCTCGAAGGCGTGAAGGCTGATTTGCAAGAAATCGTGGATTACCTGAAAACGCCCGAGAAGTTTCAACGGCTCGGCGGTTTTGTCCCCAAGGGGGTCCTGCTCAATGGACCGCCGGGTACAGGCAAAACGTTGCTGGCACGTGCGGTCGCGGGTGAAGCGGGCGTCCCGTTCTTTTCGGTGAACGGTAGTGAGTTCATCCAGATGTTCGTCGGGGTAGGTGCCAGTCGCGTACGGGACCTTTTTCGCACGGCAAAAGAGAACAGCCCGTCGATCATCTTCATTGATGAAATCGATGCGGTCGGTCGTCAACGGGGTGCGGGACTTGGCGGCGGCAACGACGAACGCGAACAAACGCTGAACCAGATTCTCGGTGAAATGGATGGATTCAGTTCCAACCAAGCCGTGATCGTCGTCGCAGCCACGAATCGTCCGGATGTGTTGGACCCCGCGCTGCTGCGGCCGGGACGGTTTGATCGTCATATCACCGTCGGCCGACCGACGATGAAAGGACGCGAAGAGATCTTCAAGGTCCACGTCCGTGATGTGCCGCTAAGCGAAGATGTTGACCTGAAACGGTTGGCGGCTGGAACGGTTGGGCTGACCGGAGCCGACATCCGAAACATGGTCAACGAGGCGGCATTGTGGGCAGCTCGGCAGGATAAGAAAGTCGTCCAGATGGTCGACTTTGAGTACGCTCGTGACAAGATTCTGATGGGGGCGAAACGAGAAGAAGTGCTGCAGGAAAGCGAAAAGGAGAAAACCGCTTACCACGAAGCTGGCCATACGTTGACTGCTTGGCATCTTGATGGTGCCCATGTCGTTCATAAGGTGACGATCATTCCGCGCGGGCGGGCACTGGGGGTGACACAATACGTGCCGAGTGAGGATCGGCTGAGCATCAGTAAACGGGAGTTGGATCACCAATTGATCGTTTTGCTTGGGGGCCGTGCGGCCGAGAAAATCATCTACAACGAGACGTGTGTAGGGGCCGAAAATGACCTCGAACGAGCGACCAGCATCGCTCGGCGAATGGTTACGCATTGGGGGATGAGTCCCAAAATTGGACCGGTTAGCTACAAAACGAGCGACGAAGATCCCTTTTTGGGACGTGAGATTCATCAGCAACGCAACTTCAGTGAGCACACCCAGGAATTGGTGGATGAAGAAGTCGCCCGCATTCTGCTCGAGGCGGACCAGAAAGCGGAACAATTGCTCCGCGAGCACCGGGAAGAATTAGAGACGATCACGCGCGCCTTGCTCGAGCATGAAGAACTGGGCGAAGCCGAATTGACGGAGTTGATCGGGCTCTCGATCCAAGTTCGCAACCGCAAGGAAGGCGACGGGATGGCTCCTGGACAATCGATCGCACCTGAAAGTAGTGCCGCGCATAGTCCTGGCTCCGCCGTGGGGGGCCAGTCATCGTCGAGTGAATCGGTCGGATCTTAA
- the folP gene encoding dihydropteroate synthase codes for MGILNVTPDSFSDGGRHVAIHDAVETALQMQADGADIIDIGGESTRPYSEPVSADEERSRVIPVIDQLCGKLTIPISIDTSKGDVARAAIAAGAEIVNDVTGLEGDSTMPSVVVDHGVGVCVMHMQGSPQTMQDDPLYEDVVSEIESYLVARRQFCEACGIPRNRICLDPGIGFGKTHEHNLRLLRATRRFVALGSPLLIGHSRKGFIGKVLGDQRADRMAGTLGVSLAAAAAGANILRVHDVKPSVEALKLFEAAGGLDQRA; via the coding sequence ATGGGGATCTTGAATGTGACTCCCGACAGTTTTTCTGATGGCGGGCGACATGTCGCGATTCATGACGCCGTCGAAACCGCTCTTCAAATGCAAGCCGACGGTGCCGATATCATCGACATCGGTGGTGAAAGCACGCGTCCCTACAGCGAGCCGGTCAGCGCCGACGAGGAACGGTCGCGGGTGATCCCGGTGATCGATCAATTGTGCGGCAAATTAACCATTCCCATCAGCATTGACACCTCAAAAGGCGACGTGGCCCGCGCGGCGATCGCGGCGGGCGCCGAGATCGTCAATGATGTGACCGGCCTGGAAGGCGACTCGACCATGCCCAGCGTCGTTGTCGATCATGGCGTCGGGGTTTGTGTGATGCACATGCAAGGCAGCCCGCAAACGATGCAAGATGATCCGCTGTACGAGGACGTCGTCAGCGAGATCGAAAGCTACTTGGTTGCCCGCCGGCAATTTTGTGAAGCTTGCGGGATCCCGAGAAACCGGATCTGCCTGGATCCGGGGATCGGTTTTGGAAAGACGCACGAGCACAACCTAAGACTGCTTCGCGCCACGCGCCGATTCGTTGCGCTGGGTAGCCCGCTGTTGATTGGGCATTCACGCAAAGGCTTTATTGGCAAAGTGCTTGGTGACCAACGAGCCGATCGGATGGCGGGAACCTTAGGGGTGTCGCTGGCGGCCGCCGCCGCGGGAGCGAACATCCTTCGAGTCCACGACGTGAAACCCTCCGTCGAGGCGCTGAAGCTGTTTGAAGCCGCAGGAGGCTTGGATCAGCGAGCCTGA
- a CDS encoding tetratricopeptide repeat protein — protein sequence MMRYAPKPNDRVQPPFADAAKFADAANYVGVVAMISTALLFAGCQTFRGLPGPFGSTPEPVVPNPPSDFPVKQASFGDSARKTTNQVVNFVTMREQEDTSKAKTLYQQGDVLFQEGGEQYEQESERGRAESTFFKAAKLFRRAGEAAPGTALQQDAMFMQAESLFFANRLPDAAEVYGKLQKQFPRNRHNDLVTARQFNIARYWIDTEKATEGKWRLPNLSDYKRPVLDADGHAIRLLDQLRYDDPTGRLADDATMAAAAEQIRQGKYDKADEFLTDLRETYTDSDHLFLAHLMGINCKLEIYAGPQYSGLILDEADKLVQQTRTRFPDKMQDPQYADHVARAAAKIAYHQAERLAYRAEYREKKKEYGAARVYYNELLTLHQNTPHADNARERLAAIEDLPAVPQQRLSWLTTVFPDSKASTPLEATFRTDGDPDVEPESKTLLR from the coding sequence ATGATGCGATACGCCCCCAAACCGAATGATCGCGTGCAGCCACCATTTGCTGACGCCGCGAAGTTTGCTGACGCAGCAAACTACGTTGGCGTCGTGGCGATGATTTCGACGGCGCTGCTTTTTGCGGGATGCCAAACATTCCGTGGGCTGCCGGGCCCCTTCGGTTCGACACCGGAACCGGTCGTGCCCAATCCACCCAGCGATTTCCCCGTCAAGCAAGCATCCTTTGGCGATTCCGCAAGAAAGACAACGAATCAAGTTGTCAATTTCGTCACGATGCGAGAACAAGAGGACACCTCCAAGGCGAAAACGCTGTATCAGCAAGGAGACGTGCTTTTTCAAGAAGGTGGGGAACAGTACGAGCAGGAGTCGGAGCGAGGTCGCGCCGAAAGCACCTTCTTCAAAGCGGCGAAGTTGTTTCGGCGGGCCGGCGAGGCGGCGCCAGGCACGGCGTTGCAACAGGACGCGATGTTCATGCAAGCCGAAAGCCTGTTTTTCGCCAATCGATTGCCTGACGCTGCGGAAGTTTATGGAAAGCTGCAAAAGCAGTTCCCTCGCAATCGGCACAACGATCTGGTCACCGCGCGCCAATTCAACATCGCTCGCTATTGGATCGACACCGAAAAGGCAACCGAAGGCAAATGGAGGCTGCCAAATTTAAGCGACTACAAACGCCCCGTCCTCGACGCGGATGGTCATGCCATTCGTTTGCTGGATCAGCTGCGCTACGATGATCCGACCGGCCGGCTAGCGGATGACGCGACGATGGCTGCAGCCGCGGAGCAGATTCGTCAGGGTAAGTACGACAAAGCAGACGAGTTTTTGACCGATTTGCGAGAAACGTATACCGACAGCGATCACTTGTTTTTGGCCCACTTGATGGGAATCAATTGCAAGTTGGAAATCTATGCGGGGCCACAGTACAGCGGTTTGATTCTCGACGAAGCCGACAAGTTGGTTCAGCAAACTCGCACACGGTTTCCGGACAAGATGCAGGACCCCCAATACGCCGACCATGTCGCTCGGGCCGCAGCCAAAATCGCGTACCACCAAGCCGAACGGTTGGCCTATCGTGCCGAGTATCGTGAAAAGAAGAAGGAGTATGGTGCCGCCCGCGTTTATTACAACGAATTGTTAACCCTGCATCAGAACACGCCTCACGCCGACAATGCACGAGAACGGCTGGCGGCCATCGAAGATTTGCCTGCTGTGCCCCAGCAGCGGTTGTCGTGGTTGACCACCGTCTTTCCTGACTCCAAGGCATCCACGCCGTTGGAGGCGACCTTTCGTACCGACGGGGATCCGGATGTGGAACCCGAAAGCAAGACGTTGCTACGATGA
- the lptE gene encoding LPS assembly lipoprotein LptE → MIAATKPIRRNVAHGFSFAVGWTLLMLSGCAMYQYGPSSLYRSDIRTVHVPIVRNMTFRHDLGVRLTEALVKEIEDRTPYKVTGDPNADSTLVVTLVSENKTVLTETSSDDPRALDASVTVEANWMNRRGELLLQNSVVPNSGTMISFSQASRFVPEAGQSIDTATQAAIEDLAERIVSQMEFRW, encoded by the coding sequence ATGATCGCGGCCACAAAACCGATTCGCCGAAACGTCGCTCACGGGTTCTCGTTTGCTGTGGGTTGGACGCTACTGATGCTCAGCGGATGCGCGATGTACCAGTACGGTCCGTCGTCGCTGTATCGTTCCGACATTCGAACCGTTCATGTCCCGATCGTTCGGAATATGACCTTTCGTCACGATCTTGGGGTTCGGCTGACCGAAGCGCTCGTCAAAGAGATCGAAGACCGCACCCCCTACAAAGTAACAGGCGACCCAAATGCCGACAGCACGTTGGTGGTGACCTTGGTCAGCGAAAACAAAACCGTGTTGACGGAGACAAGTTCGGATGACCCGCGAGCACTCGATGCTTCGGTCACGGTCGAGGCGAATTGGATGAACCGCCGGGGTGAACTGCTGCTGCAGAACTCGGTCGTACCGAATAGCGGCACGATGATTTCGTTTAGCCAGGCGTCAAGGTTTGTTCCGGAAGCGGGACAATCGATCGACACGGCCACGCAAGCTGCTATCGAGGATCTTGCCGAGCGAATTGTATCTCAAATGGAATTTCGCTGGTAA
- the rsgA gene encoding ribosome small subunit-dependent GTPase A, with product MGKKRQANQRADFRKKYQGRVRNGDMTRSFQMGDEEKLADALHGERVSGKGDLTRKRTVASQTLEKSGSDVAFDESLRCGRVISVHGLKSKVLGEDGRRYECAIRQVLKSLNIEQRNVIVAGDRVRFRADSPSDGMIESIEPRAGVISRTSRNRQHVIAANVDYLLVITSAAQPDLKPALIDRFLLTAEHCGVEPVVVINKMDLVDPVSLQPMVGVLSSMGYRVLMTSAETGVNVPYLKALMTGKQTALAGQSGVGKSSLLNAIEPGLGLAVSEVSLDNDKGRHTTTATTLIPLAVGGAVFDTPGIRQFQLWNIAAGEVSGLMPDLRPYVSACRYPDCLHLNEDACAVKNAVADARIDARRYDSYCHLIEELLVEEGSSR from the coding sequence ATGGGAAAAAAAAGGCAAGCAAATCAACGAGCCGATTTTCGCAAGAAGTACCAAGGACGTGTACGCAATGGCGATATGACGCGTTCGTTCCAAATGGGGGACGAAGAAAAGCTTGCCGATGCTCTCCATGGCGAACGGGTCAGCGGAAAAGGTGACCTGACACGTAAACGAACCGTGGCAAGCCAAACGCTCGAAAAAAGCGGCAGCGACGTTGCCTTTGACGAATCGCTACGCTGTGGTCGCGTGATCAGCGTCCACGGTTTGAAAAGCAAGGTCCTCGGTGAGGATGGGCGACGTTACGAATGTGCCATTCGGCAGGTGCTGAAATCGCTCAACATCGAACAGCGAAACGTGATCGTTGCGGGGGATCGCGTTCGTTTTCGAGCCGATTCGCCGAGTGACGGCATGATCGAGAGCATCGAACCTCGCGCGGGGGTGATTAGCCGTACCAGCCGGAACCGCCAACATGTGATCGCGGCGAACGTCGACTATTTGCTTGTCATCACGAGCGCGGCGCAACCCGATTTGAAGCCCGCCTTGATTGATCGTTTCTTGTTGACCGCGGAACATTGTGGTGTCGAGCCGGTGGTTGTGATCAACAAGATGGATTTGGTCGACCCGGTGTCGCTGCAACCGATGGTCGGTGTTTTGTCATCCATGGGTTATCGAGTGCTGATGACATCGGCAGAGACGGGCGTCAATGTGCCGTACCTGAAGGCACTGATGACCGGCAAGCAGACGGCACTCGCGGGCCAAAGTGGTGTGGGCAAGAGCAGTCTGCTGAACGCGATTGAGCCTGGGCTTGGATTGGCCGTATCGGAAGTGAGTCTCGACAACGACAAGGGGCGTCACACGACGACGGCGACCACGCTCATTCCGCTCGCCGTTGGGGGGGCTGTCTTTGACACGCCTGGTATCCGGCAATTTCAGCTCTGGAATATTGCAGCGGGCGAGGTTTCGGGGCTGATGCCCGATTTGCGGCCCTATGTGAGTGCCTGCCGGTACCCCGATTGCTTGCATTTAAACGAGGATGCGTGTGCGGTGAAAAATGCCGTCGCGGACGCTCGTATCGATGCCCGTCGATACGATTCTTATTGCCATTTGATCGAGGAATTGCTGGTCGAAGAAGGATCGAGCCGATGA
- a CDS encoding 3-keto-disaccharide hydrolase, translating to MNWKFVFVGSLLACLTTSSIVRAETPASKTEADFVSLFDGETMKGWKIAEENPDSWVIEDGSLVCQGDRCHLFYVGDLAPFKNFHFKADVMTTPGSNSGIYFHTSYQPEGWPKQGYECQVNVSHKDPKKTSSLYNVENVADPGVKDNEWYTQEIIVEGRHIVLKVNGKTMVDYTEPENKQPESEQFARRLGEGTFALQAHDPKSKVMIRNLRVKKLAE from the coding sequence ATGAATTGGAAGTTTGTCTTTGTTGGATCTCTTTTGGCTTGCCTTACCACTTCGTCCATCGTTCGTGCCGAGACCCCTGCGTCGAAAACGGAAGCTGACTTCGTGTCGTTGTTCGATGGCGAAACGATGAAGGGATGGAAAATAGCGGAAGAGAATCCTGATAGCTGGGTGATCGAGGATGGATCGCTCGTTTGTCAAGGCGACCGTTGCCACTTGTTCTATGTTGGCGATTTGGCTCCCTTCAAGAACTTCCATTTCAAGGCCGATGTGATGACCACGCCTGGAAGCAATTCAGGGATCTATTTTCACACGAGTTACCAACCCGAAGGTTGGCCGAAGCAGGGTTACGAATGCCAGGTGAACGTGTCGCATAAGGACCCGAAGAAGACCAGCAGCTTGTACAACGTGGAAAACGTCGCGGACCCCGGAGTCAAAGACAACGAGTGGTACACTCAAGAGATCATTGTGGAAGGTCGTCACATTGTTTTGAAAGTAAATGGCAAGACGATGGTCGATTACACCGAACCCGAAAACAAACAACCTGAATCCGAACAGTTTGCACGGCGGCTCGGCGAGGGGACGTTTGCATTGCAGGCTCACGATCCGAAAAGTAAAGTCATGATCCGGAACTTACGAGTGAAGAAGCTCGCGGAATGA
- the recO gene encoding DNA repair protein RecO, with amino-acid sequence MSAEQTVAIVLRTIEFSETSLVVTLFTRDFGRLSGLAKGARRPKGPFEGSLDLLSVCRVVVLRKSTDALDLLTEAKLHRRFRGAERSLPRVYAGYYVAEILRLLTDDHDPHADVYDLTLATLNQIDGVGDVGSSILYYEAQLLRLLGHAPGIDRCTECGADVEMSVPRIPFALSTGGVVCRRCASRHTGVISVQRSTLEQLKQLLDTETRPDVLVTSRLYGELRAVMSRYIQTIVGKVPRTQHLLPQSILTASTRTEPTA; translated from the coding sequence GTGTCGGCCGAGCAGACCGTGGCCATTGTGCTTCGAACGATCGAATTTAGCGAAACCAGCTTGGTTGTGACGCTGTTCACTCGCGACTTCGGGCGGCTGTCGGGGCTGGCCAAAGGGGCCCGGCGGCCGAAAGGTCCCTTCGAAGGATCGCTTGACCTGTTGAGCGTTTGTCGTGTAGTCGTTCTTCGTAAGAGTACCGATGCGCTCGATTTGTTGACCGAAGCGAAGTTGCATCGACGTTTTCGCGGGGCCGAACGTTCGTTGCCTCGCGTTTACGCTGGATATTATGTCGCCGAGATTTTGCGGCTTTTGACCGATGACCATGACCCTCATGCAGATGTTTACGATTTGACCCTCGCCACGCTGAATCAAATCGATGGGGTTGGCGACGTGGGTTCGTCCATCCTCTACTACGAAGCTCAGTTGCTGCGGTTGCTCGGCCATGCGCCGGGGATCGATCGCTGCACCGAGTGTGGGGCGGACGTGGAGATGTCGGTACCGCGGATCCCGTTCGCACTGTCCACGGGCGGTGTGGTTTGTCGTCGTTGCGCTTCACGGCACACCGGCGTGATTTCGGTCCAGCGTTCGACGCTCGAACAACTCAAACAGCTGCTTGACACGGAAACGAGGCCCGATGTGCTGGTCACCAGCCGCCTTTATGGGGAGCTTCGTGCGGTGATGAGCCGATACATTCAAACGATCGTGGGCAAGGTGCCCCGAACGCAGCATTTATTGCCGCAGTCGATCTTGACTGCCTCGACAAGGACGGAACCGACCGCATGA
- a CDS encoding tetratricopeptide repeat protein — MSRREKIEAMLAEEPQDTFLRYSLAMELKNEQRYDESLSRLEQMTHDTPPYVPAFFMAAQTLADLDRVDEARTYLRAGIDEARKQGDHHAAAEMSDFLTSLGDRGESAL; from the coding sequence ATGAGCCGGCGTGAAAAGATTGAAGCGATGCTAGCCGAGGAACCGCAGGACACGTTCTTGCGGTATAGCTTGGCGATGGAGTTGAAGAACGAGCAACGTTATGACGAAAGCTTGTCGCGACTTGAGCAGATGACGCATGACACGCCGCCTTACGTTCCCGCATTCTTTATGGCGGCGCAAACGTTGGCGGATCTCGACCGGGTCGATGAGGCAAGGACCTACCTGCGTGCGGGGATCGACGAGGCGAGAAAACAGGGGGACCACCATGCCGCGGCCGAAATGAGCGATTTCTTGACATCGCTTGGGGACCGTGGTGAGTCCGCCTTGTAG
- a CDS encoding serine/threonine-protein kinase has product MSSHESIRTDASTVHRGDDEKAVSGNLESPPSSGSSRMDEIAQSATVIRGSSRANSGSNGSYWNAGDRTPASVAGVLLGQRLNHFLLEDFIGGGGMGAVFRAHDEQLDRTVAIKVIPFVGDDADLKRRFRNEAQSAAKLDHPRIAKVFDVGSDDDWHYIVFEYIEGINIRDLVSRDGVLPIDEAVFYTCQLADAIQHAADRGIVHRDIKPSNVLIGSGDTIKLVDMGLARSESLDLSEDMTASGVTLGTFDYISPEQANDPRDADLRSDIYSLGCTLYFMLVGEPPYPGGTMLQKLINHGKTPPPDVRLLRTEVSEDLAAVIQKMLAKRPEDRFQHANDLIADLQEVAHREGLQRVQTLGPVAVQSLPPLVLLMQRHTPWLVAFSILLLVAGVLAISGGIAKDDFAISVPERETVMNLLPDSARPLPKVDPNDDNNLPPTNMMPDRGSNGAGSQNEGSQRATEGEGAGDADTLQRSAASSPRIINLPVPKELKDDFQIGPTLSANGEAGSAAPPRTEAAMTEAGEVSSPPMSSEGFPRAIRVTRSYSSDHDFEEYAYTRSLDQAIELANDLEVDRIELAEPLIRSAPIKIDRDGLVITSSVGGSVVVFESEEASPMQRVELIDLGSNRIEFEDLHFVWTVPVGSMGGGCLISSSDNRLIRMIDCSVTINNPVRHLDVFAFDISTERTMNHDAMSPGIESTSGLRSLPMVSIEMYNVCIRGQMTMLRMDVAAELQLRWENGLLAVSGQMIQTAGALVEPLPSARPIQLSLERLIAMAPRGLLRMRLDPLHPYPLQIDREANNCVFLVNPGVPIVEVSGLDSLRNSPPVLVLRGEANAYDTAADLSDCMLRLVDTEGKEQSVLMVDVTKDSPAWAKEQSPRWAVDWTTENVQALPANQLKPADFRQYGAVISGFSEPSLTIMKPSELDGSKEEI; this is encoded by the coding sequence ATGTCTTCTCACGAATCAATCCGAACCGATGCTTCGACGGTTCATCGTGGCGACGATGAGAAGGCAGTTAGCGGGAACTTGGAAAGTCCCCCCTCGTCGGGTTCCTCTCGAATGGACGAGATTGCCCAATCCGCGACCGTCATCCGCGGTTCATCGCGGGCGAACTCTGGCTCGAACGGCTCGTATTGGAACGCAGGCGATCGGACGCCTGCCTCGGTCGCAGGCGTGCTGCTCGGTCAGCGGTTGAACCATTTTTTGCTTGAAGACTTCATCGGTGGCGGCGGGATGGGAGCGGTTTTTCGGGCTCATGACGAGCAGCTCGACCGTACGGTGGCAATCAAAGTCATTCCCTTTGTCGGCGACGATGCGGATCTAAAACGTCGATTTCGCAATGAGGCTCAAAGCGCCGCAAAGTTGGATCATCCGCGAATCGCAAAGGTGTTTGACGTCGGTAGCGATGACGATTGGCATTACATCGTTTTTGAGTACATCGAAGGAATCAACATTCGCGATTTGGTTTCTCGCGATGGGGTGTTGCCGATTGACGAAGCAGTTTTCTACACCTGCCAACTTGCTGACGCGATTCAACATGCTGCGGATCGGGGGATTGTCCATCGTGACATCAAGCCCTCCAACGTGCTGATTGGCAGTGGCGACACGATCAAATTGGTGGACATGGGGTTGGCCCGTTCAGAGAGTTTGGATCTCAGCGAGGACATGACCGCAAGCGGTGTGACCCTCGGCACCTTTGATTACATCTCTCCCGAACAAGCCAATGATCCTCGCGATGCGGACCTTCGTAGCGACATCTATTCGCTCGGATGTACTCTTTATTTCATGTTGGTTGGCGAGCCGCCCTACCCAGGTGGCACGATGCTTCAGAAACTGATCAATCACGGCAAAACGCCGCCGCCCGATGTTCGCCTGTTACGCACCGAGGTCAGCGAGGATTTGGCTGCCGTGATCCAGAAGATGCTGGCGAAGCGTCCCGAAGATCGCTTTCAACATGCCAATGATTTGATTGCCGATTTGCAAGAAGTGGCCCATCGCGAAGGCTTGCAACGTGTGCAAACACTTGGGCCGGTGGCCGTCCAATCCTTGCCTCCGTTGGTGTTGCTGATGCAACGTCACACTCCATGGTTGGTTGCTTTTTCCATTTTGCTACTCGTTGCCGGCGTGTTGGCGATTAGCGGTGGCATTGCGAAAGACGATTTTGCGATCAGCGTCCCCGAGCGTGAAACGGTGATGAATTTGTTGCCAGATTCGGCACGTCCGTTGCCGAAGGTCGATCCCAATGACGACAACAATCTTCCTCCGACAAACATGATGCCGGATCGTGGCTCAAATGGCGCGGGTTCCCAAAACGAGGGCAGTCAGCGGGCAACCGAAGGTGAAGGGGCAGGTGATGCCGATACTCTGCAACGGTCCGCTGCTTCGTCTCCGCGAATCATCAATCTGCCGGTGCCCAAGGAATTGAAGGATGATTTTCAGATCGGCCCCACGCTCAGCGCGAACGGCGAGGCTGGATCGGCCGCTCCGCCAAGGACGGAGGCAGCCATGACCGAGGCCGGCGAAGTTTCTTCGCCACCGATGAGCAGCGAAGGGTTTCCTCGGGCCATTCGCGTCACCCGTTCCTATTCTTCGGACCATGACTTCGAGGAATACGCCTATACCCGTTCTTTGGATCAAGCGATCGAACTTGCAAATGATTTGGAGGTCGACCGGATTGAGCTTGCGGAACCACTGATTCGCAGCGCACCGATCAAAATTGATCGAGACGGATTGGTGATCACATCGAGTGTGGGTGGAAGTGTCGTTGTCTTCGAATCCGAGGAAGCGTCGCCGATGCAACGTGTTGAGCTTATCGATTTGGGCTCCAATCGAATTGAATTCGAAGACTTGCATTTTGTTTGGACGGTTCCCGTAGGGTCGATGGGTGGCGGTTGTCTGATTTCGAGCAGTGACAATCGGCTAATTCGAATGATCGATTGCAGTGTGACGATCAACAATCCGGTCCGCCACTTGGATGTTTTTGCATTTGATATCTCGACCGAGCGAACGATGAATCACGATGCGATGTCGCCAGGGATTGAATCAACGAGCGGTTTGCGTTCGTTGCCGATGGTGTCGATCGAGATGTACAACGTGTGCATTCGGGGACAAATGACAATGCTCAGGATGGATGTTGCTGCGGAGCTTCAACTGCGTTGGGAGAACGGTTTGTTGGCGGTGTCGGGACAGATGATTCAAACGGCCGGGGCGCTCGTGGAGCCGCTGCCGTCGGCACGTCCGATTCAGTTGTCTCTTGAGCGACTGATTGCGATGGCACCCCGCGGCCTGCTGCGAATGCGTTTGGATCCACTGCACCCGTACCCGCTGCAGATTGATCGCGAAGCCAATAATTGCGTCTTTTTGGTCAATCCGGGTGTGCCGATCGTCGAAGTGAGTGGACTCGATTCGCTGCGGAACTCACCACCCGTTTTGGTGTTGCGTGGCGAAGCCAACGCCTATGATACGGCGGCCGATTTGTCCGATTGTATGCTTCGGTTGGTCGATACCGAGGGCAAGGAACAATCGGTGTTGATGGTGGATGTCACCAAGGATTCGCCCGCTTGGGCGAAAGAGCAGTCGCCTCGTTGGGCGGTCGACTGGACCACCGAAAACGTCCAGGCCTTGCCAGCCAATCAACTGAAACCTGCGGATTTTCGGCAATATGGTGCTGTGATTAGCGGTTTTAGCGAACCCTCGTTGACGATCATGAAGCCCTCCGAATTGGACGGATCGAAGGAAGAAATTTAA